DNA from Streptomyces luteogriseus:
TGCCCTGCGTCGCGGTGAGCCGCATCATCTGCTTGAGCTGGGCCGCGGTGCTCGACCGCAGACCGCGGGCCTGGGCCAGATCCCGGCCGTCCAGCTCCGGCGAGACCAGGTAGGGCTGACGGAAGGCGCCGGTGATCGCGGTCGCGGTGACCGAGGCCATGTTCAGCGGGCTCATCTGGACCTGGCCCTGCCCGATGGCGCCCGCCGCCCGGTCCGGCCCGTCGACCGTGGGGACGCTGCCGTCGAACGACACGATGCCGGTCTTCCAGTCGTCCTGCCCCAGGCCGAAGCGCTCCTCGGCCTCCTGGGTCAGCGACGCGTCCGTGAGCGGCTTCTCGTCGATGAGCTTGATGAAGGCGGTGTTGCAGGACCGCATGAAGCTGTTCGCGAGCGTGGCGTTCTCGTTGGGCTTCATGTTCGTGAGGTTCTTGAAGGTCTGGCTCTGCCACACGGCGGTGTCGGGGCAGGGAGCCGGGCCGTTCATCGAGGTCACGCCGTTGTCGATGAGCATCGCGGCGGTGATGATCTTCATGGTGGAGCCGGGTGCGGCCTGGCCCTCGAAGGCCGCGTTGAAGCCGTCCGTACGGTTGTTCGCCACGGCCAGCACCTCGCCGGTGCTGGGCTTGACGGCCACCACCGACGACTGGGCGAACCGCTTGACCGCCTTCTCGGCCGCCGCCTGCGCGCTCGGGCTGATCGTGGTGGTGAGCTTGCCCGGCCTGCCCTTGGCCAGGGTGAGCAGCGGGGTGTCGGGAGAGCCGTCACCCTCGTGCCGGATGACGAGCTCGATGCCCGGGCTGCCGCCGGCCTTCTCGCCGTACTTGTCGCGCAGGGCGTCCAGGACCGGGCCGAGGGAGGGGTACTTCTCCTTCGTCAGCTCGGTGCCGTCGCGGCCCACGGCCTCGATGGGCGGGGTGGCCGACCGCTCGGTGACGAGGGTGTCGTTCTTCTTCAGCTCGGGATGCACGACGGAGGGCTGCCAGTCGACCAGCGCCCGCCCCGTGGTCAGCCCGCGCACGACCTTCAGCTCGCTCTTGTAGCTCAGCGGCTCGGACTTCCCGCCGTAGGCCACCTTCGCCTTCACCGTGTACGGCACGGTGGTGCCCCGGGCGGCGCCGGGCGTGATCTTCACGTCGGTGATGTGCGCGTCGTCGGCGAAGGCGCCGAGCAGCTGCTCGGCGGCCGCGTCGTTGTTCGTGTACGACGCCGCCTCCGCGGTCGCTCCCGTCCGCCAGGCCGCGAAGAACCTGGCGGTGGTCTCCTCGACCTCGTCCTTGTCGGGCGCCCCCGTCCTCTTCCCGGAGGCGACCCCGCCGGTGCCGCCCCCGTCACCGTTCAGCGCGTTGACGACGTTGTAGGTGCCGTACCCGGCCCCACCCACCATCACCGCGAACACGCCGCCTATGACGGCGGCTTTGACCCCCTTGCCCATCGGTACGTCCCCTCCCCGTTGAGCCCCCCGCGCGCTTCCTTTGAACGCGTTCAGAAAGCTCGATCCCGGGAGCACTCTATGCGCAAGCGGTTACCACGGGGGCGGGCGTTTCGATTTTTGACCGAAGGCCGGTCAGACCCAGGTGTCCAGCCACATCCGCGACCGCCAGTCGTCGATCGGGATGGCCTGGCCCGTGTACAGCGGCCAGAAATAGATGAAGTTCCAGGTGATCAGCAGGACCAGGACGCCCGCGGCCGTGGCGCCCGCGACGCGGCGGGTGTCGGTGGAGCGGGGTGGGCCGATGATCGCGCCGAGGAGCATCGCCACCGCCAGGCACAGGAACGGCAGGAAGACGACGGCGTAGAAGAAGAAGATCGTGCGCTCCTGGTACATGAACCAGGGGAGGTAGCCGGCCGCGATGCCGCAGGCGATGGCGCCCGCGCGCCAGTCGCGGCGGAAGAACCAGCGCCACAGCACGTAGAGGACCGCGAAGCAGGCGACCCACCACAGCAGCGGCGTGCCGAGGGCGAGGACCTCCCGGGCGCACTTCTCGCCCGCGTCGGCGGGGCAGCCGTCCTTGCCGGGTGCCGGGGACTCGTAGAAGTACGACACCGGGCGGCCGAGGACCAGCCAGCTCCACGGGTTGGACTGGTACGTGTGCGGCGAGGACAGCCCGACATGGAACTCGTACACCTGGTGCTCGTAGTGCCACAGGCTGCGCAGCCAGTCGGGCAGGAAGGACCAGGTGCCGCCCTTGCCGCTGGTCGCGGCCCAGTTGCGGAAGTAGCCGCCGGAGCCGTTCGTCGCGGAGAGGATCCAGCCGGTCCAGGACAGGACGTAGGTGAGCAGGGCGACCGGGACCGTGGCGAGGAACGCGAGGCCCGTGTCGCGCTTGAGGACCGCCCCGTACGGGTGACGGGCGCCGGCGACCCGGCGCGAACCGACGTCCCACAACACCGCCATCAGGCAGAACGCGGCCAGGATGTAGAGGCCGTTCCACTTCGTGCCGATGGCCAGGCCCAGCATCAGGCCCGCCGCCCAGCGCCAGGGGCGCCACCCCAGGCGGGCCGTCTCCGCCGCGTGCCGGTCGGGCCGGGCCCGGCCGTCCTCGTCCAGCGGCAGCGCGGCGGCGAGCTTCTCGCGGGCCCTGTCCCGGTCGACCAGCAGACAACCGAACGCGGCCAGCACGAAGAACATCAGCACGCTGTCGAGCAGCGCCGTGCGGCTCATCACGAAGTGCAGCCCGTCCACCGCCATCAGCGCGCCCGCGAGACACCCCAGGAAGGTGGAGCGGAACAGGCGCCGGCCGATCCGGCACAGCAGCAGCACCGACAGCGTGCCGAGCAGCGCCGTCATGAACCGCCAGCCGAAGGGGTCGAACCCGAACATCAGCTCGCCGAGCCCGATGACGTACTTGCCGACCGGCGGGTGCACCACGTACGCCGCGTCGGTCGGAAGCGTGACGTTCCCGCCCGAGGACAGGACCAGGTCGTTGGCGTTCTTGTCCCAGTTGAGCTCGAACCCGCGGTGGACCAGCGCCCACGCGTCCTTCGCGTAATACGTCTCGTCGAATATCACCGCCCTGGGGCTGCCCAGGTTCCAGAACCGCAGCACCCCCGCCAGCAGCGTGACCAGCAGCGGGCCGATCCAGCCCGACCAGCGCACCAGCCGGCCCGCGAGCTTGTGCGGGACGCCGAGCGCCGCCCACAGGCGCGGGGAGGGCTCGGTGTACGGCGGCACCAGGCGGTCACGGACGTCACGGGCGTCGCTTCTGGGCTGCCCCTGGTAGCCGAAGCGGCGCAGCCGCTGCTGCCAGGACGGTCGCTGGTCGAGCGGCGCCTGGCCCTGCCGGGTGTCCGTGGAGGACGCGGTACTGGTCACCGCGCCATCGTAGGGAACCGTTCTGTGTGAGTCCCGTGCATGGCCGGTATGCGTCCGCATCCTCCGCCCCTGGGAGGAGTCCGCACCCTCCGCCCCTGGGAGGATGGGGGCGTGATCGGAACCCTCGTACTCGCAGGCACCCCCATCGGCGACATCGCGGACGCCCCGCCCCGGCTCGCCGAGGAACTGGCCGGAGCCGATGTGATCGCCGCCGAGGACACGCGGCGGCTGCGCCGGCTGACCCAGGCGCTCGGCGTCACGCCCAAGGGCCGGGTGGTGTCGTACTTCGAGGGCAACGAGTCCGCCCGGACGCCGGAGCTGGTCGAGGAGCTCGTGGGCGGGGCGCGGGTGCTGCTCGTCACGGACGCGGGGATGCCGTCCGTGTCCGACCCGGGGTACCGGCTGGTAGCCGCCGCGGTCGAGCGGGAGGTGCGGGTCACCGCCGTGCCCGGGCCGTCCGCGGTGCTCACCGCGCTCGCGCTGTCCGGGCTGCCCGTCGACCGGTTCTGCTTCGAGGGGTTCCTGCCGCGCAAGGCGGGGGAGCGGCTGGGGCGGTTGCGGGAGGTCGCGGGCGAGCGGCGCACGCTCGTCTACTTCGAGGCTCCCCACCGGCTCGACGACACGCTGTCGGCGATGGCCGAGGTGTTCGGGGCGGAGCGACGGGCCGCGGTCTGCCGGGAGCTGACCAAGACGTACGAGGAGGTCCGGCGGGGCGGGCTCGGGGAGCTGGCCGAGTGGGCCGCCGAGGGCGTGCGCGGGGAGATCACCGTCGTCGTGGAGGGCGCGCCGGAGAAGGGGGCCGAGGAGGTCGGGCCGGAGGAGCTGGTGCGGCGGGTGAGGGTGCGGGAGGAAGCGGGGGAGCGGCGCAAGGAGGCGATCGCCGCGGTGGCGGTGGAGGCCGGGGTGCCGAAGAGGGTTGTCTTCGATGCCGTGGTCGCTGCGAAGAACTCGGCGGGGTGACCCGGGGGGGCTCCGGGTGGTTCGCGGGGGGCGGGTCGTGTGTGGTTGATCGCGCAGTTCCTCGCGCTCCCGGACAGGTAGCCCCTGTCTGAGCAGGGCGCATGTCGTTTGAGCGTGCGCCCCATGGGTGGGCAAAGCGCAAGGGGCGCAGGGGCAAGGGAAGCCCAAATCGGGGCCAACAGTCGACAGGTCTGCTGCCATCGGTCCGGCCGAGGAGTCCACTGGGTCGCGGGGACGGAATCGTCCTCACGCCACAGCGGACCAACAGGAGCTGGCATGAGTGAGATCGCAGGGCAGACCGGGCTCCGCGCCGGTGCGACCGCAGTCGTCAACGAGTCCTACTCCTTCGCCTGCA
Protein-coding regions in this window:
- a CDS encoding penicillin-binding transpeptidase domain-containing protein, yielding MGKGVKAAVIGGVFAVMVGGAGYGTYNVVNALNGDGGGTGGVASGKRTGAPDKDEVEETTARFFAAWRTGATAEAASYTNNDAAAEQLLGAFADDAHITDVKITPGAARGTTVPYTVKAKVAYGGKSEPLSYKSELKVVRGLTTGRALVDWQPSVVHPELKKNDTLVTERSATPPIEAVGRDGTELTKEKYPSLGPVLDALRDKYGEKAGGSPGIELVIRHEGDGSPDTPLLTLAKGRPGKLTTTISPSAQAAAEKAVKRFAQSSVVAVKPSTGEVLAVANNRTDGFNAAFEGQAAPGSTMKIITAAMLIDNGVTSMNGPAPCPDTAVWQSQTFKNLTNMKPNENATLANSFMRSCNTAFIKLIDEKPLTDASLTQEAEERFGLGQDDWKTGIVSFDGSVPTVDGPDRAAGAIGQGQVQMSPLNMASVTATAITGAFRQPYLVSPELDGRDLAQARGLRSSTAAQLKQMMRLTATQGTAMEAMAGLGGDIGAKTGSAEVDGNAESNSWFTGFRDDIAAAAMSEEGGHGGDAAGPIVAAVLRTGG
- a CDS encoding dolichyl-phosphate-mannose--protein mannosyltransferase, translated to MTSTASSTDTRQGQAPLDQRPSWQQRLRRFGYQGQPRSDARDVRDRLVPPYTEPSPRLWAALGVPHKLAGRLVRWSGWIGPLLVTLLAGVLRFWNLGSPRAVIFDETYYAKDAWALVHRGFELNWDKNANDLVLSSGGNVTLPTDAAYVVHPPVGKYVIGLGELMFGFDPFGWRFMTALLGTLSVLLLCRIGRRLFRSTFLGCLAGALMAVDGLHFVMSRTALLDSVLMFFVLAAFGCLLVDRDRAREKLAAALPLDEDGRARPDRHAAETARLGWRPWRWAAGLMLGLAIGTKWNGLYILAAFCLMAVLWDVGSRRVAGARHPYGAVLKRDTGLAFLATVPVALLTYVLSWTGWILSATNGSGGYFRNWAATSGKGGTWSFLPDWLRSLWHYEHQVYEFHVGLSSPHTYQSNPWSWLVLGRPVSYFYESPAPGKDGCPADAGEKCAREVLALGTPLLWWVACFAVLYVLWRWFFRRDWRAGAIACGIAAGYLPWFMYQERTIFFFYAVVFLPFLCLAVAMLLGAIIGPPRSTDTRRVAGATAAGVLVLLITWNFIYFWPLYTGQAIPIDDWRSRMWLDTWV
- the rsmI gene encoding 16S rRNA (cytidine(1402)-2'-O)-methyltransferase yields the protein MIGTLVLAGTPIGDIADAPPRLAEELAGADVIAAEDTRRLRRLTQALGVTPKGRVVSYFEGNESARTPELVEELVGGARVLLVTDAGMPSVSDPGYRLVAAAVEREVRVTAVPGPSAVLTALALSGLPVDRFCFEGFLPRKAGERLGRLREVAGERRTLVYFEAPHRLDDTLSAMAEVFGAERRAAVCRELTKTYEEVRRGGLGELAEWAAEGVRGEITVVVEGAPEKGAEEVGPEELVRRVRVREEAGERRKEAIAAVAVEAGVPKRVVFDAVVAAKNSAG